In Dehalococcoidia bacterium, a genomic segment contains:
- a CDS encoding deoxyguanosinetriphosphate triphosphohydrolase, with the protein MTLRPPLRYNSLVDIQERVRRHLIAREEGLSPYACRSAAALRDRPEPPPPWGTEFQRDRERIVQTNAFRRLKHKTQVFLAPIGDHYMTRLTHTLEVSQMGRAIARALRLNEDLVEAIALAHDLGHTPFGHVGEEVLNSLLPGGFRHAEQSLRIVEHLERQGQGLNLTRPVREGIAHHSKPRGDFLTEIAPGLTLEAQIVRLADALAYLHHDLRDALRAGVLRLEDIPPEPLAQVGLDPTQRTERLIGAVVEASWSATGEIPLPPGVSPRITLPPQMHRAVVALREFMFERVYLPLGRTPESQRARDIVALLFHHYARHPELLPQDGAPRDPPERRAADYVAGMTDQFAIMMAERLRPGIGEGIRWMRL; encoded by the coding sequence ATGACCCTTCGCCCCCCACTACGCTACAATAGCCTTGTGGATATCCAAGAGCGTGTGCGCCGCCACCTGATAGCCCGAGAAGAGGGATTGTCCCCGTATGCCTGTCGGAGCGCTGCAGCCCTGCGGGACCGCCCCGAGCCTCCTCCCCCCTGGGGCACCGAGTTTCAGCGCGACCGTGAACGCATCGTTCAGACCAACGCCTTCCGCCGTCTGAAGCACAAGACCCAGGTATTTTTGGCCCCTATAGGAGATCACTACATGACCCGCCTCACCCACACCTTAGAGGTGTCCCAAATGGGGAGGGCCATCGCCCGCGCGCTCAGGCTGAACGAGGACCTTGTGGAGGCCATCGCCCTTGCCCATGATCTGGGCCACACCCCCTTCGGCCATGTGGGGGAGGAGGTTCTGAATAGCCTCTTGCCCGGGGGGTTCCGTCACGCCGAGCAGAGCCTACGCATCGTGGAGCACTTAGAACGCCAGGGGCAGGGCCTCAACTTGACCCGTCCCGTGCGGGAGGGCATCGCCCACCACTCCAAACCCCGGGGCGACTTCCTCACGGAGATTGCCCCAGGCCTCACCCTGGAGGCCCAGATTGTCCGCCTGGCCGACGCTTTGGCGTACCTTCACCACGACCTGCGGGATGCCTTGCGAGCCGGCGTGCTCCGCCTGGAGGACATCCCCCCGGAACCTCTCGCCCAAGTGGGCCTCGACCCCACTCAACGCACCGAACGCCTCATTGGGGCTGTGGTGGAGGCCTCATGGAGCGCAACGGGCGAGATACCTTTGCCCCCTGGAGTGTCCCCCCGGATTACTCTGCCCCCCCAGATGCACCGGGCAGTTGTTGCCCTGCGGGAGTTCATGTTTGAACGCGTCTACCTTCCTTTGGGGCGCACCCCGGAAAGCCAACGGGCGCGGGACATAGTCGCCCTCCTGTTCCATCACTATGCACGGCATCCCGAGCTGCTTCCTCAAGACGGTGCCCCCCGTGATCCCCCAGAACGACGCGCCGCAGACTACGTGGCAGGTATGACCGACCAGTTCGCTATTATGATGGCTGAGCGCCTACGCCCGGGCATAGGGGAAGGCATACGTTGGATGCGGTTGTAG
- a CDS encoding methyltransferase domain-containing protein, whose protein sequence is MDCFLVAWPVGKAGRVVGVDMTSEMVALAERNRKRLGVAHVGFVRGIVEALPLASTSVDVVISNCVINLCPDKGAVFRAVARDLLPGGRVYNADRVTRWAPPRRCGGI, encoded by the coding sequence ATGGATTGCTTCCTGGTCGCCTGGCCGGTAGGGAAGGCAGGGCGGGTTGTGGGGGTGGACATGACGTCGGAGATGGTGGCCCTGGCGGAGCGCAACCGCAAACGCCTGGGGGTTGCGCATGTGGGTTTTGTGCGGGGGATTGTGGAGGCCCTCCCCCTGGCCTCGACCTCGGTGGATGTGGTCATCTCCAACTGCGTCATCAACCTGTGTCCCGACAAGGGGGCGGTGTTCCGCGCCGTAGCCCGCGATCTCCTGCCAGGGGGGAGGGTCTATAACGCCGACAGGGTGACACGCTGGGCCCCGCCCCGGCGATGCGGCGGGATATGA
- the coaD gene encoding pantetheine-phosphate adenylyltransferase, whose amino-acid sequence MVKALYPGTFDPVTNGHLDIIARAARLFEEVIVAVYDTPPKTLLFSTEERVAMMRTAVAEMPTVRVISFRGLVVDCARRMGTPVLVRGLRAGSDFEYEFEMALMNKKLAPEIEAVYLMSALEWQFLSASRVKEVASLGGDISSLVPPHVERALRERIAKRA is encoded by the coding sequence ATGGTCAAAGCCCTGTACCCTGGCACCTTTGACCCCGTAACCAATGGCCATTTGGATATCATCGCCCGCGCCGCCCGCTTGTTTGAGGAGGTCATTGTGGCTGTCTACGATACTCCTCCCAAAACCCTGCTCTTTTCCACCGAGGAGCGGGTCGCCATGATGCGCACCGCCGTGGCCGAGATGCCCACAGTGCGGGTCATCTCCTTCCGCGGCTTGGTGGTGGACTGCGCCCGGCGCATGGGCACACCCGTGCTGGTGCGGGGCCTACGGGCAGGGTCAGACTTTGAATACGAGTTCGAGATGGCCCTCATGAACAAAAAACTGGCTCCCGAGATCGAGGCCGTCTATCTCATGAGCGCCCTGGAATGGCAGTTTTTGAGCGCAAGTCGCGTCAAGGAGGTAGCGTCCCTCGGCGGAGACATCAGTAGCTTGGTGCCTCCCCATGTGGAGCGGGCTTTACGGGAGCGCATCGCGAAACGGGCCTGA
- the rsmD gene encoding 16S rRNA (guanine(966)-N(2))-methyltransferase RsmD: MLVAEDHAPRRLRGGGLRPTTGRVVQALFSLVGERVHEARVLDLFAGTGSLGIEALRRGASSAHFVEVNPRLAAALRQRLARLHLQERTRVYTLRVEQALHLLPGPYDLVLLDPPYDYPSLETFLEALVASPVVGHTTLVVVEHSKHRPLPTQFGAFRVWKQRRYGDTMLSLYTRGE; the protein is encoded by the coding sequence GTGCTGGTGGCTGAAGATCACGCTCCGCGCCGCCTGCGCGGTGGTGGGCTCCGTCCTACGACAGGCCGGGTCGTTCAGGCCCTGTTCTCTCTTGTGGGGGAGCGGGTGCACGAGGCCCGTGTTCTGGATCTTTTTGCCGGGACGGGCTCCCTGGGCATAGAAGCCCTGCGGCGCGGAGCGTCTTCAGCCCACTTCGTGGAGGTCAATCCCCGTCTGGCTGCCGCTTTGCGCCAGCGCCTCGCCCGTCTCCACTTGCAGGAGCGGACCCGCGTCTATACCTTACGGGTGGAGCAGGCCCTGCACCTTCTCCCCGGCCCGTATGATCTGGTGCTCCTTGACCCCCCGTATGATTACCCCTCGTTGGAGACCTTTTTGGAGGCCCTAGTCGCCTCCCCTGTGGTAGGGCATACTACCCTGGTGGTGGTGGAACACAGTAAACACCGCCCCCTCCCCACGCAGTTCGGGGCCTTTAGGGTCTGGAAACAGCGCCGTTATGGCGATACAATGCTTTCACTATACACGCGGGGAGAGTAA
- a CDS encoding leucyl aminopeptidase, whose amino-acid sequence MDIRVVRGDITQQATDAIVVNLFEGVTQPSGATGAVDKALGGLISTLISEGECKGKKGQMTLVHTFGRIPAKRVLVVGLGKQQEFTLDTVRQVSAEACRFLKEKGVRRAATVVHGAGIGGLSSKDAATALTEGALLGTYTFTRLKAPPKDETTLQSLDIVESSPDKIPAVQEGVELGKVLAEATALCRDLVNEPANHLTPTRLAEVARSIATQHGLTIEVLDREQCEALGMGSFLAVARGSHQPPKFIILSYQGDPAHPDNNLGLLGKGITFDSGGISLKPAERMEEMKGDMAGGAAVLCAVKAIAALKVPINVTAIVPATENMPGGGATKPGDVVKAMNGKSIEIINTDAEGRLVLADAVCYARQRLGLKRLVDLATLTGAIVVALGNLRAGLFTNNQAWADMVFKASERSGERLWQMPMDTEYRDLIRSDVADIRNVSSGRGAGSIVGAYFIREFVEDTPWVHLDIAGTFLSDKDSGYYVKGGTGFGVRTLVHLALLLAENQAKRV is encoded by the coding sequence ATGGACATTCGTGTCGTGCGCGGTGACATTACCCAGCAGGCTACCGACGCCATTGTGGTGAACCTCTTTGAGGGGGTAACCCAGCCCAGTGGCGCAACGGGTGCTGTGGACAAAGCCCTGGGAGGGCTTATCTCCACCCTTATTAGTGAGGGGGAGTGTAAAGGCAAGAAAGGCCAAATGACCCTCGTCCACACCTTCGGGCGCATCCCCGCCAAGCGGGTGCTGGTGGTGGGCTTGGGCAAACAGCAGGAGTTCACCCTGGACACGGTCCGCCAGGTCTCGGCCGAGGCGTGCCGTTTCCTGAAGGAAAAAGGGGTGCGGCGCGCTGCGACGGTCGTGCACGGGGCGGGTATTGGGGGGCTGTCCTCCAAGGACGCTGCCACCGCCCTCACCGAAGGGGCCTTGCTGGGCACTTACACCTTCACACGCCTCAAAGCGCCGCCAAAGGACGAGACCACACTGCAGTCCTTGGACATCGTGGAATCCAGCCCCGACAAGATTCCTGCCGTGCAAGAGGGTGTGGAACTAGGCAAGGTTTTGGCGGAGGCCACGGCCCTATGCCGGGATCTGGTGAACGAGCCCGCCAATCACTTGACCCCCACTCGCCTGGCTGAAGTGGCCCGATCTATCGCCACCCAGCACGGCCTCACAATAGAGGTGCTGGACAGGGAGCAGTGTGAGGCTTTGGGGATGGGATCCTTTTTGGCCGTGGCTCGGGGGAGCCATCAGCCCCCCAAGTTCATCATCCTCTCCTACCAGGGCGACCCTGCCCACCCCGACAACAACCTGGGCCTTTTGGGCAAGGGGATTACCTTCGACTCCGGCGGCATCTCCCTCAAACCCGCTGAACGCATGGAGGAGATGAAGGGTGATATGGCCGGCGGGGCGGCAGTGCTGTGTGCTGTCAAAGCCATCGCCGCCTTGAAGGTACCCATCAATGTTACGGCCATCGTGCCCGCCACAGAGAACATGCCCGGCGGAGGCGCCACCAAACCCGGTGATGTGGTCAAGGCTATGAACGGCAAGTCGATAGAGATTATCAACACCGATGCCGAAGGGCGTCTGGTGTTGGCCGACGCCGTGTGCTATGCGCGCCAGCGTTTGGGGCTGAAGCGCCTGGTGGACCTGGCCACCCTCACCGGTGCCATCGTGGTGGCTTTGGGCAACCTGCGGGCAGGTCTGTTCACCAACAATCAGGCCTGGGCTGACATGGTGTTCAAGGCCAGCGAGCGCAGTGGCGAACGCCTGTGGCAGATGCCGATGGACACCGAGTATCGCGACCTCATCCGCAGCGACGTGGCCGACATCCGCAATGTGAGCAGTGGCCGGGGAGCAGGCTCCATTGTGGGAGCCTACTTCATCCGCGAGTTCGTGGAGGATACACCCTGGGTGCACCTGGACATCGCCGGCACCTTCCTCTCCGATAAGGACAGCGGATATTATGTCAAGGGAGGCACGGGCTTCGGGGTGCGCACCCTGGTGCACCTGGCTTTGCTGCTGGCCGAGAACCAGGCCAAACGGGTCTAG
- a CDS encoding ATP-binding protein, with translation MISSEMVRATLPSEDLDILRASLPPAPMPLAYPYLIVISGLPGSGKSTFSRLLAQRIPVLLLESDALRKALFPTPTHSPQESARLFRAIHSLIEDCLQKGIPVLLDATNLQEVHREPLYAIAERQRVPLILVWVEAPEEVVRQRLERRARREDATDLSDATWEVYQRMRASAERPRRPYIAVDTSRDITPALEKIVRLVRRLSRIR, from the coding sequence ATGATATCTTCTGAGATGGTCAGGGCGACTCTCCCTTCGGAAGACCTGGACATCCTACGGGCCAGTCTGCCCCCCGCCCCCATGCCCCTGGCCTACCCCTACCTGATCGTCATCAGTGGTCTTCCCGGCTCGGGCAAGTCCACCTTCAGTCGCTTGCTGGCCCAGCGCATCCCCGTTCTCTTGCTGGAAAGCGATGCCCTGCGCAAGGCCCTCTTCCCCACGCCGACCCACTCCCCTCAAGAAAGTGCTCGCCTGTTTCGTGCCATCCATTCCCTTATTGAGGACTGTTTGCAAAAGGGCATCCCCGTGCTTCTGGACGCCACCAACCTGCAGGAGGTGCACCGCGAGCCCCTTTATGCCATCGCCGAACGGCAACGGGTGCCCCTCATTCTGGTCTGGGTGGAGGCTCCGGAGGAGGTGGTGCGTCAACGCCTGGAGCGTCGCGCACGGCGGGAAGACGCCACCGACCTCTCCGACGCCACCTGGGAGGTCTACCAGCGCATGCGGGCCAGCGCCGAACGCCCGCGCCGTCCTTATATAGCAGTCGACACCTCTCGTGATATTACCCCTGCCCTGGAGAAAATTGTTCGCCTGGTGCGCCGTTTATCCCGCATCCGCTAG
- a CDS encoding DegV family protein, which yields MPGTPQVVVVADSTVSLPQDLLERWGILTVPLELTINGRVYRDGVDISAENLYRMMPTLAEPPKTSAPRPEAFLEAFRQAAQRAPAVLCLTLASRLSATYYTALAAADLAKESFPHLRIQVLDTQTAGGGEALVALAAAERAWCGASLEEVAARAQMIIQRVHFLGVLETLYYLWKGGRIPKVALWATHLLSIKPILDIRHGEVHLVDRPRTKARAVERILTLIEERVGRGPLRVNIMHANAPDEAHTLRQRIENHFLCRQVLVTVFTPVIGAHTGPGLLGVAFYKDDIPQEDSHDR from the coding sequence ATGCCTGGCACACCTCAGGTCGTCGTAGTGGCCGACAGCACCGTCTCCCTACCCCAGGACCTCCTGGAGCGTTGGGGCATCCTGACCGTTCCCTTGGAGTTGACCATCAACGGGCGTGTCTACCGGGATGGAGTAGACATTTCGGCGGAAAACCTCTATCGCATGATGCCGACCCTGGCCGAACCCCCTAAGACCTCTGCCCCCCGCCCCGAGGCCTTCCTGGAGGCCTTTCGCCAAGCAGCTCAGCGCGCCCCGGCAGTGCTCTGCCTGACCCTGGCCTCCCGTTTAAGCGCCACCTACTACACCGCTTTGGCAGCGGCCGACTTGGCAAAGGAGTCCTTTCCCCACCTGCGCATTCAGGTGCTGGACACCCAGACGGCCGGTGGGGGTGAAGCCCTGGTCGCCCTGGCGGCGGCCGAGCGAGCGTGGTGTGGGGCATCCCTGGAGGAGGTGGCCGCAAGAGCCCAGATGATCATCCAACGGGTGCACTTCCTCGGCGTTCTGGAGACCCTCTATTACCTCTGGAAGGGGGGGCGTATCCCCAAAGTCGCCCTGTGGGCCACTCATCTCCTTTCCATTAAACCCATCCTGGACATCCGCCACGGGGAGGTGCATCTGGTGGATCGCCCCCGCACGAAAGCCCGAGCGGTGGAGCGCATCTTGACCCTGATAGAGGAGAGGGTGGGCAGAGGCCCCCTCCGCGTGAACATTATGCACGCCAACGCCCCTGACGAGGCCCATACGTTGCGCCAGCGCATTGAAAACCATTTCCTCTGCCGCCAGGTGCTGGTAACCGTGTTCACCCCAGTTATCGGTGCCCACACTGGGCCGGGGCTGTTGGGGGTCGCCTTCTATAAGGACGATATTCCTCAAGAGGACTCACACGATAGGTAA
- a CDS encoding permease prefix domain 1-containing protein: MLPEARAYLQDLRKRLRLAPGKAQDILRELEAHLEDRTAEWMEKGLPREQAVRRALDELGHTNLLAKEFYAVHARAPWPTTALAALPHVVASLVFLTHAWTSPGVVAALVGGATIISMLAWRRGQPEWVYPWIGYALAIPLAAGLAATLALAGGMIEAFQGRVAPWGRPTFWASAAFLPGIIWFLAHLIRRLLARDWLYLTLALLPFPFLAAWGVFLQEHGGPFAYDPTPLRWSNGPTALVFLGVAGLTTTVYRLGQRQAKIGVIALGLPFLAIFVATSYSTHVLSAPGMLALALAVLVLILPPWLEWRRNREERHRPA, from the coding sequence ATGCTGCCCGAGGCGCGCGCCTATCTGCAAGACCTGCGCAAGCGTTTGCGCCTGGCTCCGGGCAAGGCCCAAGACATCCTCCGCGAACTGGAGGCCCACTTGGAGGACCGCACCGCCGAGTGGATGGAAAAAGGCCTCCCCAGGGAACAGGCGGTGCGCCGCGCGTTGGACGAACTTGGCCATACCAACCTTTTAGCCAAAGAGTTCTACGCCGTTCACGCCCGTGCGCCTTGGCCGACCACTGCCCTCGCCGCCCTACCCCACGTGGTGGCCAGCCTCGTCTTTTTGACCCACGCTTGGACGTCCCCAGGGGTGGTGGCGGCGCTTGTGGGTGGAGCCACCATCATCAGTATGCTGGCCTGGCGCAGAGGCCAACCTGAATGGGTGTATCCCTGGATTGGATACGCCCTCGCCATACCCTTGGCAGCGGGCCTGGCGGCGACCTTGGCGCTAGCAGGGGGGATGATCGAGGCCTTCCAGGGGCGCGTAGCCCCATGGGGCCGTCCAACTTTTTGGGCATCGGCAGCTTTCCTGCCGGGCATTATTTGGTTTTTGGCCCACCTTATCCGGCGTCTACTGGCCCGGGACTGGCTGTACCTCACCCTAGCCCTACTCCCCTTCCCCTTCCTGGCCGCGTGGGGGGTTTTCCTCCAGGAACACGGGGGGCCTTTCGCCTACGACCCCACCCCTCTGCGCTGGTCTAACGGCCCCACAGCCCTGGTGTTCCTGGGGGTCGCCGGCCTTACCACAACGGTGTATCGCCTGGGCCAGCGCCAGGCAAAAATTGGGGTCATCGCCCTAGGTCTTCCTTTCTTGGCCATCTTTGTCGCCACCAGTTACTCCACCCACGTGCTCTCCGCCCCCGGGATGTTGGCTCTTGCGCTGGCAGTTCTGGTTCTTATCCTTCCACCTTGGCTGGAGTGGCGGCGTAACCGTGAAGAGCGCCATCGCCCTGCCTAG
- a CDS encoding helix-turn-helix transcriptional regulator, which yields MSRRELLKGSTETLLLSLLASGPKYGYQIVKEMEQRSHGYFSFREGTLYPALHRMERAGLIEGRWEPSPTGQMRRYYHITDKGRKHLQTLQQEWHAFARAVSLVILPEQA from the coding sequence GTGTCCCGACGAGAACTGCTTAAGGGGAGCACCGAAACCCTGCTCCTCTCGCTGTTAGCAAGTGGTCCTAAATACGGCTATCAGATCGTCAAGGAGATGGAGCAGCGCAGCCACGGCTACTTCTCCTTCCGCGAGGGGACTTTGTACCCCGCCCTGCACCGCATGGAGCGGGCAGGGCTCATAGAGGGGCGCTGGGAACCCTCCCCCACCGGCCAGATGCGCCGCTACTACCATATCACCGATAAGGGGCGTAAGCACCTGCAGACCCTCCAACAGGAGTGGCACGCCTTTGCCCGTGCCGTCTCTTTGGTGATTTTGCCCGAGCAGGCCTAA
- a CDS encoding MerR family transcriptional regulator translates to MQDPILHRLGVRRPSEASFQQGVYVMRVAAQLLDMHPQTLRKYERLGLVRPVRTGSNQRLYSEADILRLRLIKHLVDEVGVNLAGVELALNLLQNLTVLREHLLSLEAQETRQHLLQLLDACLQQLAPYSFYSQKSQEEV, encoded by the coding sequence GTGCAGGATCCCATACTCCATCGGCTGGGCGTGCGCCGTCCTTCCGAGGCATCCTTCCAGCAAGGGGTGTATGTGATGCGGGTGGCTGCCCAACTTTTGGACATGCACCCCCAGACCCTGCGCAAATATGAACGGCTGGGGCTGGTGCGCCCAGTGCGCACCGGGAGTAATCAGCGCCTCTATTCCGAGGCCGATATCCTGCGTCTACGTCTCATCAAACACCTGGTCGACGAGGTGGGTGTCAATCTGGCAGGGGTGGAACTGGCTCTGAACCTGCTCCAGAACCTCACCGTTCTGCGAGAACACCTCTTATCCCTGGAGGCCCAGGAGACGCGCCAGCACCTTCTGCAGTTGCTGGACGCCTGCCTACAGCAACTGGCCCCCTATTCCTTTTACTCCCAAAAGTCCCAGGAGGAGGTATGA